The Trichosurus vulpecula isolate mTriVul1 chromosome 3, mTriVul1.pri, whole genome shotgun sequence genome includes a window with the following:
- the PDLIM7 gene encoding PDZ and LIM domain protein 7 isoform X1, with product MNPYKVTLDGPAPWGFRLQGGKDFNVPLSISRLTPGGKAALAGVGVGDWVLSIDGENTNDLTHIEAQNKIRACGEQLSLGLSRAQPLVSKPQKDPPPSAEPPRYTFTPSAALNKTARPFGAASPAESTGVKPGTCTVPSPPFTPQQNGQPLRLLPDASKKRLMENTEDWQPRPGTGQSRSFRILAHLTGTEFMQDPDEEQLKKSSQVPRTDSPASTVLTPEPRSGPTSPWSSGPPSRPPWAVDPAFAERYAPDKTSTVLTRHSQPATPTPVQNRNSIVQAAQLGPDSSKTPVCHQCHKVIRGRYLVALGHSYHPEEFVCGQCGKVLEEGGFFEEKGSIFCPRCYDMRYAPSCAKCKKKIAGEIMHALKMTWHVNCFTCAACKTPIRNRAFYMEEGAPYCERDYEKMFGTKCRGCDFKIDAGDRFLEALGFSWHDTCFVCAICQINLEGKTFYSKKDKPLCKSHAFSHV from the exons ATGAATCCATACAAGGTGACACTGGACGGGCCAGCTCCCTGGGGCTTCCGGTTACAAGGAGGCAAGGACTTCAACGTGCCCCTCTCCATCTCTCGG CTGACTCCAGGGGGCAAGGCAGCTCTGGCTGGAGTGGGTGTGGGGGACTGGGTCCTGAGCATCGATGGGGAGAACACCAACGACCTGACCCACATTGAAGCTCAGAACAAGATCCGGGCCTGTGGGGAGCAGCTCAGCCTCGGCCTCAGCAG GGCCCAGCCCCTTGTGAGCAAACCCCAGAAG GACCCACCCCCCTCCGCTGAACCCCCACGCTATACTTTCACACCCAGCGCTGCCCTCAACAAGACCGCCCGCCCGTTTGGGGCTGCCTCGCCGGCTGAGAGCACAGGGGTGAAGCCAGGGACCTGCACGGTCCCCTCACCCCCCTTCaccccccagcagaatgg ACAGCCCCTTCGGCTACTCCCTGATGCCAGCAAAAAGCGTCTGATGGAGAACACGGAGGATTGGCAGCCACGCCCTGGGACTGGTCAGTCCCGATCCTTCCGGATCCTAGCCCACCTCACGGGCACAGAGTTCA TGCAAGACCCTGATGAAGAACAGTTGAAGAAATCCAG CCAGGTACCAAGGACAGATTCCCCGGCCTCAACTGTGCTGACCCCAGAGCCCAGATCTG GCCCTACCAGCCCTTGGAGCTCCGGCCCCCCCAGTCGCCCACCCTGGGCAGTGGATCCAGCGTTCGCAGAGCGCTACGCCCCAGACAAGACTAGCACCGTGCTGACCCGGCACAGCCAGccggccacccccacccccgtgcAGAACCGGAACTCCATCGTGCAGGCTGCCCAGCTGGGCCCCGACAGCAGCAAGACTCCTGTGTGCCACCAGTGCCACAAGGTCATCCG ggGCCGCTACCTGGTGGCGCTGGGCCACTCGTACCACCCGGAGGAGTTTGTGTGTGGCCAGTGTGGGAAGGTGCTGGAGGAGGGAGGCTTCTTTGAGGAGAAGGGCTCCATCTTCTGCCCCAGGTGCTATGACATGCGCTATGCACCCAGCTGTGCCAAGTGCAAGAAGAAGATTGCTGGA GAGATCATGCACGCCCTGAAGATGACCTGGCATGTGAACTGCTTCACTTGCGCTGCTTGTAAGACGCCTATTCGCAACCGGGCCTTTTACATGGAAGAAGGAGCACCCTACTGTGAGCGAG ACTATGAGAAGATGTTTGGCACCAAATGTCGGGGCTGTGACTTCAAGATCGATGCTGGGGACCGTTTCTTGGAGGCGCTTGGCTTTAGCTGGCACGACACGTGCTTCGTCTGTGCT ATCTGCCAGATAAACCTGGAAGGAAAGACCTTTTACTCCAAGAAGGACAAGCCTTTGTGCAAGAGCCACGCTTTCTCTCACGTTTGA
- the PDLIM7 gene encoding PDZ and LIM domain protein 7 isoform X2 produces the protein MNPYKVTLDGPAPWGFRLQGGKDFNVPLSISRLTPGGKAALAGVGVGDWVLSIDGENTNDLTHIEAQNKIRACGEQLSLGLSRAQPLVSKPQKVETPNKQPLRLLPDASKKRLMENTEDWQPRPGTGQSRSFRILAHLTGTEFMQDPDEEQLKKSSQVPRTDSPASTVLTPEPRSGPTSPWSSGPPSRPPWAVDPAFAERYAPDKTSTVLTRHSQPATPTPVQNRNSIVQAAQLGPDSSKTPVCHQCHKVIRGRYLVALGHSYHPEEFVCGQCGKVLEEGGFFEEKGSIFCPRCYDMRYAPSCAKCKKKIAGEIMHALKMTWHVNCFTCAACKTPIRNRAFYMEEGAPYCERDYEKMFGTKCRGCDFKIDAGDRFLEALGFSWHDTCFVCAICQINLEGKTFYSKKDKPLCKSHAFSHV, from the exons ATGAATCCATACAAGGTGACACTGGACGGGCCAGCTCCCTGGGGCTTCCGGTTACAAGGAGGCAAGGACTTCAACGTGCCCCTCTCCATCTCTCGG CTGACTCCAGGGGGCAAGGCAGCTCTGGCTGGAGTGGGTGTGGGGGACTGGGTCCTGAGCATCGATGGGGAGAACACCAACGACCTGACCCACATTGAAGCTCAGAACAAGATCCGGGCCTGTGGGGAGCAGCTCAGCCTCGGCCTCAGCAG GGCCCAGCCCCTTGTGAGCAAACCCCAGAAG GTGGAGACCCCTAACAA ACAGCCCCTTCGGCTACTCCCTGATGCCAGCAAAAAGCGTCTGATGGAGAACACGGAGGATTGGCAGCCACGCCCTGGGACTGGTCAGTCCCGATCCTTCCGGATCCTAGCCCACCTCACGGGCACAGAGTTCA TGCAAGACCCTGATGAAGAACAGTTGAAGAAATCCAG CCAGGTACCAAGGACAGATTCCCCGGCCTCAACTGTGCTGACCCCAGAGCCCAGATCTG GCCCTACCAGCCCTTGGAGCTCCGGCCCCCCCAGTCGCCCACCCTGGGCAGTGGATCCAGCGTTCGCAGAGCGCTACGCCCCAGACAAGACTAGCACCGTGCTGACCCGGCACAGCCAGccggccacccccacccccgtgcAGAACCGGAACTCCATCGTGCAGGCTGCCCAGCTGGGCCCCGACAGCAGCAAGACTCCTGTGTGCCACCAGTGCCACAAGGTCATCCG ggGCCGCTACCTGGTGGCGCTGGGCCACTCGTACCACCCGGAGGAGTTTGTGTGTGGCCAGTGTGGGAAGGTGCTGGAGGAGGGAGGCTTCTTTGAGGAGAAGGGCTCCATCTTCTGCCCCAGGTGCTATGACATGCGCTATGCACCCAGCTGTGCCAAGTGCAAGAAGAAGATTGCTGGA GAGATCATGCACGCCCTGAAGATGACCTGGCATGTGAACTGCTTCACTTGCGCTGCTTGTAAGACGCCTATTCGCAACCGGGCCTTTTACATGGAAGAAGGAGCACCCTACTGTGAGCGAG ACTATGAGAAGATGTTTGGCACCAAATGTCGGGGCTGTGACTTCAAGATCGATGCTGGGGACCGTTTCTTGGAGGCGCTTGGCTTTAGCTGGCACGACACGTGCTTCGTCTGTGCT ATCTGCCAGATAAACCTGGAAGGAAAGACCTTTTACTCCAAGAAGGACAAGCCTTTGTGCAAGAGCCACGCTTTCTCTCACGTTTGA
- the PDLIM7 gene encoding PDZ and LIM domain protein 7 isoform X3: MNPYKVTLDGPAPWGFRLQGGKDFNVPLSISRLTPGGKAALAGVGVGDWVLSIDGENTNDLTHIEAQNKIRACGEQLSLGLSRAQPLVSKPQKDPPPSAEPPRYTFTPSAALNKTARPFGAASPAESTGVKPGTCTVPSPPFTPQQNGQPLRLLPDASKKRLMENTEDWQPRPGTGQSRSFRILAHLTGTEFMQDPDEEQLKKSREKYVLELQSPRYTRLRDWHHQRSAHMLNVF, translated from the exons ATGAATCCATACAAGGTGACACTGGACGGGCCAGCTCCCTGGGGCTTCCGGTTACAAGGAGGCAAGGACTTCAACGTGCCCCTCTCCATCTCTCGG CTGACTCCAGGGGGCAAGGCAGCTCTGGCTGGAGTGGGTGTGGGGGACTGGGTCCTGAGCATCGATGGGGAGAACACCAACGACCTGACCCACATTGAAGCTCAGAACAAGATCCGGGCCTGTGGGGAGCAGCTCAGCCTCGGCCTCAGCAG GGCCCAGCCCCTTGTGAGCAAACCCCAGAAG GACCCACCCCCCTCCGCTGAACCCCCACGCTATACTTTCACACCCAGCGCTGCCCTCAACAAGACCGCCCGCCCGTTTGGGGCTGCCTCGCCGGCTGAGAGCACAGGGGTGAAGCCAGGGACCTGCACGGTCCCCTCACCCCCCTTCaccccccagcagaatgg ACAGCCCCTTCGGCTACTCCCTGATGCCAGCAAAAAGCGTCTGATGGAGAACACGGAGGATTGGCAGCCACGCCCTGGGACTGGTCAGTCCCGATCCTTCCGGATCCTAGCCCACCTCACGGGCACAGAGTTCA TGCAAGACCCTGATGAAGAACAGTTGAAGAAATCCAG GGAAAAGTATGTCCTGGAGCTGCAGAGCCCCCGTTACACTCGCCTACGGGACTGGCACCATCAGCGTTCTGCCCACATGCTCAACGTGTTCTAG